The following proteins are co-located in the Candidatus Methylomirabilis limnetica genome:
- the murA gene encoding UDP-N-acetylglucosamine 1-carboxyvinyltransferase, which yields MDKLIIRGGAPLRGQVEVSGAKNAALPAMVASLLTEESIRLHRIPQLGDVRTIIGLLNHLGVSVEGRDREPISLRADRIDRFEAPYQLVKTMRASVLVLGPLLARFGRARVSLPGGCAIGTRPINLHLAALEKMGATVSLDAGYVEAKAPRLKGARITFDGQTVTGTENLMMAATLADGVTVLENAACEPEVTDLAALLNRMGARIEGAGTPTISIEGTSHLHGAEHEVIPDRVETGTFMVAAAITGGDVTINRCLPYHLEAVTEKLRETGVRVEETDCSIRVVGDGHVRGVNIRTHPYPGFATDMQAQMTALMSIAQGSSVITETVFENRFMHVNELLRMGADIKVVGTTAFVHGVPTLSGAPVMATDLRASASLVLAGLAAQGITTISRVYHLDRGYESIEQKLLGLGASIERVAE from the coding sequence TTGGATAAACTGATTATCAGAGGTGGGGCGCCCCTCAGAGGACAGGTAGAGGTTAGTGGCGCCAAGAACGCGGCCCTGCCGGCAATGGTGGCGTCTTTACTCACAGAGGAGTCGATCCGGCTTCATCGTATTCCGCAACTGGGCGACGTGAGGACGATTATCGGTCTGCTCAACCATTTAGGCGTGAGCGTCGAAGGACGTGATCGAGAGCCCATATCCCTTCGTGCTGATCGCATCGATCGGTTTGAGGCTCCCTACCAACTGGTCAAGACGATGCGGGCATCGGTGCTGGTGCTTGGCCCGCTGCTGGCCCGTTTCGGCCGGGCACGGGTCTCTTTGCCAGGAGGGTGCGCGATAGGGACGAGGCCGATCAATCTGCATCTCGCAGCCCTTGAGAAGATGGGTGCAACGGTCAGCTTGGATGCCGGGTACGTAGAGGCCAAGGCGCCACGCTTGAAGGGTGCCAGGATCACATTTGATGGCCAGACCGTTACCGGCACCGAGAATCTGATGATGGCCGCCACCCTGGCGGATGGGGTTACGGTATTGGAAAACGCCGCGTGCGAGCCCGAGGTCACTGACCTGGCCGCCCTGCTGAATCGCATGGGGGCGAGAATCGAAGGCGCTGGTACTCCGACGATCAGCATCGAGGGTACCTCACATCTGCACGGGGCAGAGCACGAGGTGATCCCGGACAGGGTCGAGACCGGGACCTTTATGGTTGCGGCTGCGATTACCGGTGGTGATGTGACCATCAATCGCTGCCTGCCGTATCACCTGGAAGCAGTCACGGAGAAACTGCGGGAGACAGGCGTGCGCGTGGAGGAGACGGACTGTAGTATTCGGGTCGTGGGAGATGGGCACGTGAGAGGAGTCAATATCAGGACCCACCCCTATCCCGGGTTCGCCACCGATATGCAAGCGCAAATGACGGCTCTCATGTCTATTGCCCAGGGGAGCAGCGTCATCACCGAAACAGTTTTTGAAAACCGATTTATGCACGTGAATGAGCTGCTGAGGATGGGTGCGGACATCAAGGTGGTTGGTACTACCGCGTTCGTCCACGGAGTTCCCACGCTGTCGGGCGCGCCAGTGATGGCCACCGACCTGCGGGCGAGCGCATCGCTGGTTCTGGCGGGACTGGCCGCTCAGGGGATTACGACTATCTCGCGTGTCTACCATCTGGACCGGGGATACGAGTCGATTGAGCAGAAGCTCCTCGGCCTCGGCGCCAGCATCGAGCGAGTCGCAGAATAA